TCCTCCCCCTCAAGGCGCCCCCGTTCCGGCCGGAAGATCTCGACCGGATGCTGCGCGAGATCCTCACACCGCAGCAGCAGCGCATTCTCGAAGAGAAGCTGTGCGTGGAGTTCGGACACTCCGTCGGCGGGATGTCGCGCTTCCGGGCGACGATCTTCTACCAGCGAGGAACGCTCGGAGCCGTTTTCCGGCGCGTGCCGATCCACTTCCCCACGATCGACGAATGGGGGCTCCCCGAGGCGATCAAGGAACTCGCCGATCTGCGGCAGGGCCTGGTGATCATCACCGGACCGACCGGATCGGGAAAGTCCTCGACGCTCGCCGCGTTGATCCACGAGATCATCAGCAAGCGGTTGGTCCACGTCGTGACGATCGAGGATCCGATCGAGTTCCTCTTGACCGACGGCCTCGGCGTCGTCACCCAGCGCGAGGTCGGGTCGGACACCACCAGCTTTCCCGACGCTCTCCGCAACGCGCTTCGCCAGGATCCGGACGTGATCATGGTCGGTGAGAACCGCGACCTGGAGACGATGGAGACCACGCTGACCGCGGCGGAGACCGGGCATCTCGTGCTGACGACCCTGCACACGAACTCCGCGGCCCAGACCATCGACCGCATCATCGACATGTACCCGGCGGAGCAGCAGCGGCAGGTGCGCCAGCAGCTGTCTCACGTCCTCCAGGCGGTGGTCAGCATGCAGCTCGTCGAGCGGGCGGACGGGAGCGGGCTCGTCGCCGCCGTGGAGATCCTCCGCGCCACGCCGCGGATCAGCAAGCTCATCCGGGACGGGAACATCGGGGAGCTGCAAGAGGAGATGGAGCGGTCGGTTTCGTACCACCGAATGCAGACGATGAATCAGTCCCTGGCGGCGCTGGTCGTCAACAGGGTCATCACCCGCGAGCGGGCTCTCGAGGCCTCGCCGAACCCGGGCGACCTCGACCTTCTGCTCCGCAAGCTGCTCTACTCCGCGAACGCGACCGACGCCCCGGGGGAGGAACAGGAGATGGCTTCCGACGCCGATTTCTCGCGCATCCACCGCCTGATGGAGATCGAACGCCTCTACGACGAGCTCCAGGAGCGCCACCAGCAGGCGATCGCCGAGCGGGACGCGAGGATCGCCGAGCTGCAGGCGCAACTCGACCAGTTGCGGAACGCCGATGCGGAGCAGGACCAGCGGCTGCGGGCACTCCAGGACGAGCGGGACCGCATCGCGCGGGCCATGGAGGCGCAGCGCGCCGAGTACGAGGCGAAGATCGAGCGCCTGCAGGCGCGCGTGCGGGAGCTCAGCACCGAAACCGCCGGTCGCGGCGGGCTCTTCCGCCGCTGACCGCGAGGCGGGCCGGAGCGCTCAATCCCCGCGCGCGGGCCCGATCGTGGCGATGGCGTGCTTGAAGACCACGTGCTCGGCCCCCCCGTGGTCGAGAACGATCGTGTAGCGATCGTAGCCCCGCAGCCGCCCGATCAGGCGCTTGCCCGAGACCAGCCACACCGCCACCACCGCGCCGTTCTGGCGCAGGCGCTCCAGCAGCTTCGCCTGCAGATCGGACTCTCCGGCCATGGGCGGATTATAGGCGACGGCGGGGCTCGCGCGCGCCGATCTCCCGGAGCCACTCGATGACGATCCGCTCGGCGGCGTCCACGAGGCCGGGAGCGTCGGCCTCCAGCCAGCGCACGCCGGGTTCGCCCCTGAACCAAGTCATCTGGCGCTTCGCGTAGCGGCGGGTGTTCCGCTTGACCAGCTCGATCACCTGCGGGAGGCGATCCGGAGCGCCTCCCTCCTCCAGCCAGGCCACGACCTCCCTGTACCCGATCGCCTTGAGCGCGTTGGCCGACCGGGGGACGCCCTGCCCGAGGAGCCGGCGGACCTCGTCGACCAACCCCGCCGCGAAGAACTCCTCCACGCGGGCGTCGAGACGTTCGGCGAGTCGCTCCCGGGGCAGCCGCAGGCCGAGCCGGAGCAGCGGAAAGCGGTCCGGGCCCCGCCAGTCCGTCTGCAGCGGCGCCGGCCGGCTCGCCGGATCGACCAGGCGCACCTCGAGCGCCCGGACGATCCGCTGGCGGTCCCCGGGGCGGAGGCGGGCGGCCGCTTCCGGATCGATCCGCCGCAGCATCCGGTGGAGGAACGGCACCCCGCGCCGCCTGGCGATCGCATCCAGCCGCGCGCGGAGCTCCGGCCTGCGCCGCGGCGCGGGGGTGACCCCCTTCGCCAACCCGCGCAGGTAGAGCCCGGTGCCGCCCACCACGACGGGAAGCTCGTCCCGCCGGGCCGCTTCGACGAGTTCCGCCTCGGCCGCCCGGACCCAGCGCCCGAGGTCGGCGTCCCGCTCGGGCGGAAGCCAATCGACCAGCGCCCACCGGTGGCGGCGCTCCGCTCCGCTCGGTTTCGCGGTGGCCGCGTCCAGCCCGCGGTAGACCTGCACCGCGTCGCAGGAGATCAGGCGACAGGCGTACCGGTCGGCCAGGGCCGCGGCCAAGCCCGTCTTCCCGGTCCCGGTGGGCCCGACGACGGCCACCGTCGGCGGGAACCTTGCGCGTGCGCCACTCATCACCGGCAGGCGGCCAGGGCTCCGCAGAGCTGCAGGCCCGCCACGTAGACGGCCAGGAGCGCCCCGAGGAGGAGCAGTCCGTCCGTGGCGTCGCGGGCCGCTTTGCGCGGATCGCGTCTCATGGCGCGTCGATGCGGGCGATCCTCGCTCCCGTGTAGTAGTGCGCGAGGATCTCCCGGTAGCTCTTCCCCCGGGAGGCCATCCCGAAAGCGCCGTACTGGCACAGGCCGACGCCGTGCCCCCACCCGCGCCCTTCGAAAAGGGCGCGCCGGACGAGGCCGTCCTCGTCCCGCTGAATCTCCACCCCGAACAACGTCTCCGGCAGCCCGAGGGCACGCCGCAGGCGGAATCCCTCCACCACCGCCCGGCCCGCGGTGCCGATGGCCTCGAGCCGCGCGACGCGGCCCGAGATCCCGCGCTCGAGCACCCGCAAGTCGCGCAGAGCGCCCACCGGTGCCACCTCCGCCAACGAGCGCTCCAACTCCCGCCGGTCCCGGACGAGGGTCCAGCGGAAACGACCGCTGGACCGGTCGTCCGCCACCCCCTGCCGCTCCGGAACGGCTAGCAGCCGAATGCGCCCGCCGGGGTCGGTCACGAGGCGCACCGTGTCCCCGGAGAGCAGCCGGACCGACCTGACCCAGTGCCAGCGGCCCCCCGTCTCGGCGACGATCCACGGGGCGGCATCCGGCGGGAGATCCCGGACCACCCGGCCCGAGCGCACCCGGAACGCGGCGCCCGAACCCTGAATCTGCCCGTCCTCGAGTGGCACGAGGCCGTAGCGCTCGGCCAGCCGCAAGACCCAGGTGAGCGCCTCTCCGCGGGAAGGGTGCGCGGCCGGAGCGAGACGTCCCGCATCCTCCGGGACGACGAGGCCCTCTGCCATCAGGGCGGCGACCAGGAGGCGATCCTCCGGGGCGAGCGCGCCCGCATCGTCGACGGGAAGGAGCGGGTCGAGCGGCCCGTCGGGGACCGACGATTCGATGAGAGGGCCGGCGAGCCCCAGGCCGCGCGCCCACCAGCGCCACGCCTCGAGTCGGGTCGGGCGGCCTCCGATCGGCGCCGGTGCCGGCCGTCCGGCCCGGCGGGCGAGGGCGCCGAACAGCGCCGTCAGATCGGCTCCGGTGACCCGCTGGCGCCGCCAGGCGGCGCGAAGGATCTCCGGCCCGGCGAGTCCGTGGGCCACGAGCCGCGCGAGGCCGAGAGGATCCGGCCCCGGGCCGGGATCGCCGACCCCCGCCCCCTCGATCTCGACCCAGGAACGCTCCAGCTCCTCCTGCTCGGGGCGGCACGGCACCCCGCGCAGGTAGGGCGCCGCCATTTCCGGGAACACGACGGCTGCGTCCTCCGTGTGCCCCCCGCATGTCGAGGTGTACAGGGCATTGATCGGCTGTCCGTCGAAGACGAGGATCTCGCCCGCGGTCTCCGCCACCGCCCGGTCGCTGAGCGGATGCTCGCTCGCCTGCCCGCCGTAGACCTGGCAGCGCGGGGTGTCGCAGATGTCGAAGCCCGCTTCGGCGAACTGCCCGCGATTCGCGTACGCGTAGGTCCGGGCGGCCACCGCCTGGGCCTTGAGCGCCTCCAGCTCGGGGAACGCGCCGGGGCCCAGCTCTTCCGGAACGACACCCCGCAGGTACTGCTCGAGATTGAGTTCGTTCACGACGAGCAG
This genomic window from Acidobacteriota bacterium contains:
- the miaA gene encoding tRNA (adenosine(37)-N6)-dimethylallyltransferase MiaA, with the protein product MSGARARFPPTVAVVGPTGTGKTGLAAALADRYACRLISCDAVQVYRGLDAATAKPSGAERRHRWALVDWLPPERDADLGRWVRAAEAELVEAARRDELPVVVGGTGLYLRGLAKGVTPAPRRRPELRARLDAIARRRGVPFLHRMLRRIDPEAAARLRPGDRQRIVRALEVRLVDPASRPAPLQTDWRGPDRFPLLRLGLRLPRERLAERLDARVEEFFAAGLVDEVRRLLGQGVPRSANALKAIGYREVVAWLEEGGAPDRLPQVIELVKRNTRRYAKRQMTWFRGEPGVRWLEADAPGLVDAAERIVIEWLREIGAREPRRRL
- a CDS encoding SpoIID/LytB domain-containing protein, which translates into the protein MISRLRDDRIRRGRRRPANRRQAGARSRLLGGIAAWAPGAAALALAAGPSALDHVDPGVAIPPPRIRVALSAPEEAVRVGATEGPLLLFDAATGRPLWSEDRAPGEVIVVPEGEKVASGRKVYAVQVGAFRDEGAARALARRLEREHRVPARAVRDAPRGVFRVRVGRAPEARALAGLLAALRSGGFPDAWVVAEPEASFEATGLKLVDARWRVRSAGTSAIVAAAPGGLVTQEGRPYRGVLEIRVTDRGTLLVVNELNLEQYLRGVVPEELGPGAFPELEALKAQAVAARTYAYANRGQFAEAGFDICDTPRCQVYGGQASEHPLSDRAVAETAGEILVFDGQPINALYTSTCGGHTEDAAVVFPEMAAPYLRGVPCRPEQEELERSWVEIEGAGVGDPGPGPDPLGLARLVAHGLAGPEILRAAWRRQRVTGADLTALFGALARRAGRPAPAPIGGRPTRLEAWRWWARGLGLAGPLIESSVPDGPLDPLLPVDDAGALAPEDRLLVAALMAEGLVVPEDAGRLAPAAHPSRGEALTWVLRLAERYGLVPLEDGQIQGSGAAFRVRSGRVVRDLPPDAAPWIVAETGGRWHWVRSVRLLSGDTVRLVTDPGGRIRLLAVPERQGVADDRSSGRFRWTLVRDRRELERSLAEVAPVGALRDLRVLERGISGRVARLEAIGTAGRAVVEGFRLRRALGLPETLFGVEIQRDEDGLVRRALFEGRGWGHGVGLCQYGAFGMASRGKSYREILAHYYTGARIARIDAP
- the hfq gene encoding RNA chaperone Hfq; this encodes MAGESDLQAKLLERLRQNGAVVAVWLVSGKRLIGRLRGYDRYTIVLDHGGAEHVVFKHAIATIGPARGD
- a CDS encoding PilT/PilU family type 4a pilus ATPase, giving the protein MPTLRSLLKFLVDKEASDLHLKPMRPPLVRLKGRLLPLKAPPFRPEDLDRMLREILTPQQQRILEEKLCVEFGHSVGGMSRFRATIFYQRGTLGAVFRRVPIHFPTIDEWGLPEAIKELADLRQGLVIITGPTGSGKSSTLAALIHEIISKRLVHVVTIEDPIEFLLTDGLGVVTQREVGSDTTSFPDALRNALRQDPDVIMVGENRDLETMETTLTAAETGHLVLTTLHTNSAAQTIDRIIDMYPAEQQRQVRQQLSHVLQAVVSMQLVERADGSGLVAAVEILRATPRISKLIRDGNIGELQEEMERSVSYHRMQTMNQSLAALVVNRVITRERALEASPNPGDLDLLLRKLLYSANATDAPGEEQEMASDADFSRIHRLMEIERLYDELQERHQQAIAERDARIAELQAQLDQLRNADAEQDQRLRALQDERDRIARAMEAQRAEYEAKIERLQARVRELSTETAGRGGLFRR